A single window of Candidatus Caldatribacterium sp. DNA harbors:
- a CDS encoding helix-turn-helix domain-containing protein: MTCRRYGIARSTYYRWKKKFNPRNLKSLIPSKRPKKVRKPKWTPELLKRIQELKETYPFLGK, translated from the coding sequence GTGACTTGCAGGAGGTACGGCATTGCCCGGAGCACCTACTACCGCTGGAAGAAGAAGTTCAACCCCAGGAACCTGAAGAGCCTGATACCCTCAAAAAGACCCAAAAAGGTCCGCAAACCCAAGTGGACCCCAGAGCTCCTCAAGCGGATTCAAGAGCTCAAAGAGACCTATCCCTTCCTGGGGAAG